ATCataaattgattgaatGTACATGTCAGAACTTATGATTGGCTTCAACTGACTACCACCTTCATTTTGTTGTGGTTTTACTTTTGTATCAGCCGTACTCGAGTCTTCTTTCActgtttctattttccaGATTGAAgcatctttttcttccaatagAAGTCTGTAGTCATAGAATGGGCTTTCATGATCACATGACGAGGGAGGTGTCTCATTTTTAGAAATGTGGTTAGCTGTGTATTCCGCAGAACCCAATGATGTCATAAAATTAAAGTTCGTTTCAGATTTAGGATTTTGATTGGGTATATCTTTCGCTTCTATGATTGTCTTACTATCACCTAAGGTTGACCGGGATTTTGAACGTGTGGATCGACTATTTATCCTTTCTACAGATCGCTGCCTCACATTGGATCTGATCCTAAGCATGTCTTCACTAGgtttatttatttctttAATCAGTTCTGGTGCGGGAAATGATGTGAAGGTTGTGGTGTCGAGCAAATCTAACTTTGACTGTCTTTGATGAAGTATTGCCGGTTCAGTTGATTTATCATTATTACTCCATTTGAATTTACCTTTAGATAAAACCATACCCGAAATTTTGCTGGACTAATTTGTAGATAGTATATGAGTTAGATTCAGCTAAAGTCGATTACAAATAACAAGTAACTGAATCATAAGTTGATGAACTTGCGAACATCCCTACAAATAATAACAAAACAACAcgtcaaaaaaaaaacatgaacCTCAACAGCGACTTTCCTAATTGGGGGTTATTTACCCCTTTATATTGAGACTAAAGAGCCCTTGATCATTACAAACACAGATATAAAACACGGCTAGTGGGTTCAGTTTAGTTTATCATAAGAAACTGTAAAATGAAGACACACCACCATCCTTTATGTAGATACgaatgaaagaaaaaacaaaacttaCAAACGAAAGGGAAATAATCTGtaaaaaaactttattaTATGATGATATGGAATTACAAATTCATGGCATAGAACCATTAGATTCACGATAGTAAACCaataaaaccaaaaaatagTGTTAACAGGAAATCACTGTGGGAGACAACATTTGCAGCACCATAATAAGTTGGCTGTGCTAAAACAGGTTGTGTAAACGATGTGGAACCAATAAACTGAGTGGTAACGTTTGTCGTGGGAATGGGTGTTTCAGTTACATTAAATgaggttgaaaaagaaTTCAGTTGGGAATTAGTTGTTTCATCATTGGTAGAACTGAAAgtagttttttcaactgTGTACTGTCTATTGTTTGATGACACTATATCAGATGTAGTAAAGGTTGAAGCCGGCATAGATGAATGGACAGTTGTCgcattaaagaaaatagatGGGCTTGGCTGGATTGTGATActtctttcaaaatctgCGGAACTAACCGAAGATAATATAGCTGACGAGTTAATAGGGTAACTTTCTGTACACTCATTATCACTACAATGTATGATTGTGTTGGTAAGTCTAGATTTGGAAGTTAAAAAAGCTGAGGAAACGGAACTAGAGAATGGAATAGACGATGGTAACATACTTGACACTTGTGGAACTAGtggtgaagaaaaagaagaagaaagagtAAACAATGGGGTGGACAATGGAGTAGATGATAGAGTAGATGATACAATAGCCGAAGATGGTACTGGACAACTGAAAGATGGGACGATACGGTTCGAAACAGTGATCACAGTAGTAGTGACGTCGTTAGAGTATGTAATAACAGACTTTGTGTTAACAAAAGATCCTGGAATTGTGTTGCCTGCTGGTGGAGCACACGAATAAGTAACGATGGAAACATCAGTAAAACCTACTGGAACAATAGTAACACCTGAAGCACAATTGACAGTAACACTTGAAGAGCCACAATCAGTAATAAAGGTAGTGAAAGAGGTTGTAGAAACAAATGATGAAgtagaagatgatgaaatagaCGTTGGTGAAGTGAAATATGCAGTAGACGATGGTGACGTGGAAGATGGAGTGGACGATGGAATAGAAGATGGAGTGGAAGGTGGGGTGGAAGATGGAGTGGAAGTTGATGGAGTAGACGATTGTGAAGTGGAAGATGATGGAGTGGAAGGTGGGGTGGAAAATGGAGTGGACGATGGAATAGAAGATGGAGTGGAAGTTGATGGAGTAGACGATTGTGAAGTGGAAGATGATGGAGTGGAAGATGATGGAGTGGAAGATGATGGAGTGGACGATGGAATAGAAGATGGAGTGGAAGGTGGAATAGAAGATGGAGTGGAAGATGGGGTGGAAGATGGGgtggaagatgatgaaacgGACGATGGAGTGGATGATGGAATAAAAGATGGAGTGGATGATGGAATAAAAGATGGAGTGGATGATGGAATAAAAGATGGAGTGGACGATGGAGTGGAAGATGGAATAGAAGATGGTGTGAACGATGGAATAGAAGGTGGAGTTAGGGATGAAGTGGAAGATGAAGTTGCAAAGCTAGTATGTGTATCTGTTAGTGGACAATAAGTTGTGACCCAAATAGCAATACCGTCACTTGTAACCTGTGTAGATGTTAAGTATGATTGAATTGTAATCGGATTATATGAAATTGGGGAATAACTCGTAATGACCTTCTCAATACCTCCAACTGTAGTTGTTGAAAGTACTTTTTGTTCAGGAAGAGAAGTAGTGACGCATTCGTTGTATTGACAAATTGTTGTTGGGATGTATGTGTAATCTGCCAAAGATTCTTCCGCAAGTTTATAAATGGTAGCAGTTAATCTTTCAAGTAAAGGAGTATCACTTTGAATAAAAACATCGAATGCAGCTTGGAAAATACCTACTTTAGGATATTCAAGAGGGGGTGACAAGTATCTCACAAAATTACCTGGATTCGGTGTAGCATTAAGAGTACCTCCAGCTTGAAAGACGGTATCTTTATTACCTGTTATAACAGCTGAAGAATCAAAAGGTGTACAATCAGTGTCCGAAGAACATTGTAAAAATTGCGAACCGCTTGCTTCCCAAAGATAGTTGATCTGCATAGAATCTTGAGaaatatcaatttcatcataaGGTGCATTGCTTGCAGGAATATCAATCTGTACTCTATTATCAGAAGTTACGGTTATCCTGATATTACTATCTGCAGCATATCCGACCGCGGTAAAAACCAATAAGGCCAAGTTCTGAAGTTTGGAAACAAGCATAGCGTAGTGTCTCTTTTAAGGGAATAGAGTATTAGTGTCCAGGCTATCTgcttgaaaagaaaactaaacACAGAAACCCAACAAGTACAATTTATAAACCACTTGGGGAGAGTATTCTTCttaaataaaacaaaaaatatcCCTTCTTTGAACTTTACTTAAACTACAAGCCATGCATTACTGATGTTTCAAGTTAATGTCCAACATTACTCCGATGTTCACACCCATATTATTCCTTTTTTAGGATTGTAGACTCTTTAGAAATACTTTCCAAAGTGAATAATCCAATTCATATTTACCTAATCGAGAATCCAAAGGTATAGCAATATGACAAGCGCTAACGAAGTTTTCTGCACAGTTGATATGCAAGTTTGCATCtaaatcaagaaaaaaacgtCCCTCAAGAATGTCCTTTACGCGCCCAATTTGGGAACATTTCAGTTTGCTTTGACATAAATATAGGTGACTACAGAGTCCCATGTGTATTTAAGGAAAAACAGATAAAACGCAATAGCAGGGTCACCCCTGTGATAACATGTGGTATAAGACATGTTTCTGTGCTTTTCAAATTACTAATTTGTTTcaccaatgaaaaatttgcTACTTTAGAAAACGTAAATTTTTGTAGCAATAATATCTATATTGCATGCATTCCATGCAAACAAATGATCGTCAAAATAGTGCATGAATTGtgctatatttttttctccaacaTGTTCCTGTTATGCATGAAAATATTCTGTATTATGTTTTCTGAATGCAGTGAACTTATATTTTACTTATTAGCTTAGCAACTTCAATAGCTAATTGCGGATCTAAGCATCAACTTTGCCAAATGTTGTCTCAATATAGAATCAATAGGCTCAAAgtctgaaaaaaaaatttacTAAGATAAAACTACGTTGATTGACTTTAACTGTTTTATGTCAAGCATGTCACCTGAAAGgtatcaatttctccaaagcAACTACATAAAACAGGTAAAACAAGAAGGGAAGTATCCATTGCGTAGATTCGGCTATGTAAGATAATAAGTTCTGTTTGTACTTCTAGTAAATCTGGCCATGTTCATCTATACAGGCAATTAAAATGTTTTATACATCTCTAGTAGGCATAAATAAGGTTGTCAATGCCCTACCACCTCCCTCATCTCTGACTTTTTTCGAGAATTTTTAACATATTTATTCCTTAGGATTCACTACATGCCGCTGCAAAGTTTCAACGTGCCTTCAATATTATGAGTGAAATATAAACTATAAAAATTTAGAAGGAAGAGATTTGAGCCCACTTtacaagaaacaagaaaatgctGCAATAATAGGAAAGTCTAAATATTATGATATACCCTTAGTCTTTTAGAAAGACTAAACTAGTATGACTGTAATTCCTTATTGGTCATTTCGAGTCTGATCCAGTTACTTAAACAATTTTGGTCGTACACATCTTCTGGCGCAAAGTAACCTGAATCTTCTGGCGCCTCACACTTGTCCGAATTAGGGATATTCTTGTATGGAGAATGATGATAACCAATGTCTCTAAACCAGTGAATCTTGGATCTGTCCTCAAATAAACCCAAACCAACTGAATGGACTGGTGCATCACCCCATCGTTCATAGTAAAAGCCACCAGCCTCTTCTAAGGCATCCATCCAAGCAGAGTAAGCTTCACCTCTGTAGAAATCCATGTCACcgatttcaaaattggaCCAGAAATGGCAAGTGGAATATCCACCGGTGATTTCAACATAGTCTGGATGTTGAACATTCTCAGTTAGCCACTTAAATGCACCATTTGGATGAACGTACTCTGGGTGCTTTTTCAAGAAGTTTAGAGTGACGGGCCATAGGGTCTCGACTGTTAATGGATTATCATATAGAGAGATGGTGAACCCATATGTTTTGTTATTATCTTCcataaatttgaatagaTCATAATCAACAGAGCAATAGTAATCTGTGGCAGGTTCAAATCTCCAGTACCATCTGAATTGTTTTAGTCTATCCATTTGGTAGAAATAACCGGAATTGAATCTACACATATTGTGATAAGACACCTTATCAATGTATTGAACACCCTTAGCTTtcaattttccaattttttctgcCTCAATATCAGGATCAATATTGTCAGGTTTGTTCCACATCTCTGGTGGGATCACCTCAAAGTAACAATCAGAAACAGTATGTCTTTTGACAGTTTCCTTGAACTCCTCAGTAAAGGGCTGGTCATTAATAAAAGTATAAGGATAGTGAAATTTATGATTCCACTTGGTTTCAAGTTGCCTTAATGTATATATAATGTCTTCCAACTCTTCATTTCTGACTAGGGTTAACAAAGTTGCATTAGCCCTTGGGTATTCATCTTGGGTTAGGAATTTCTTGTTACCCTTTTTATCAACATATTGACTGTAAGTTAATTCTGCAAATTTAGGCTCGGTGATTCTCTTGGAATATACTTCCctaaaaaaattcatattATTCTCAACaatgttattttcaatatttttgaaaacatccTTGTCAAATGTAAGCGCTTTTTCGACTTCTTCCCATGTCATTGGTCCCTTAGGTTCTTGAACTTCATCAGAAGTACCATCCTCAGATATTTGCGGCTGATTCATTAATTTGGTATTATATTTGATTGTATAGTCGTCAGTACTAGAAAACAAATAGTTTGCATCCAATGTGTTCGAGATGTTACCATTGGAAACAGAGACGAGGTAAATCACAAATATAATTGCAAATACCACAACTGCTCTTCTGAGCGACCGTCTAGATTCCAAAAGCATAGTTGAACCCTTAGTCTAATGACGTGGAGTAAAAAAATGTCACAAAAAAAGGtacaatcaaagaaacaacaaatttCATCTCTAAATTGTTTCGAAAAATGTatcatcaaagaaatcgaagaaaaacaaacaaaaaaaaaagagtacTAACGCGAAAGTTCTAATTAAAGGCTCCGCAGCTTCGGCAATATGTTCTGTAGTGGCAAACCATCAATTTATAtagaagaattgaaaaaaccAAAGAGTTCAAGGTATCAGCCATGTATAAGCTCTCAAGCACACTATATGGACATGATGACGACGTAAAAGCATTGTCAAATTTAGGGGAAGACACAATCATCTCGGGTTCGAGAGACTCAACCGTCAGAATTTGGAACCGGCTGGATAAAGAGAATACCAAAGATTTTAGTTCTTCgataatcaatttgaaaacagaagGATTTGTTAATTCCTTAGCTATATATAATTATCAAAGTGAATTATTAATTGTTAGCGGTGGTAATGATAACATGGTTCATCTAACTTCTCCTAACTCTGTTTTTACGGATTCTGAAGAGTATTGTTTTATTGGGCACACTGCAAACATTTGCACTTTGGATACGTATGAAAATTTAGTTTTAAGTGGTTCTTGGGATTGCACTGCTAAGGTATGGAACAAAGAAACCGGAGCTGTGTTATATGATCTAAGAGGGCATGAAAACTCTGTTTGGGGTGCTAGAtttttaaatgaaaatgagtACCTCACCTGCGGTGCAGATCGAACAGTCAGGAAATGGAGTAAGGATAAGCAAGTGAAATGCTTTATTGCCCATGACGATGTTGTCCGTGATTTATTATTACTACCCAGTGGCGATTTTGTGACATGTTCAAATGATACCACCATTAAGATTTGGGATGGCGTTacatttgatttgaagGCAACACTAGTTGGGCATCAAAGTTTTATATACTCAATCGGATTAACGTCTACTGGTGATATTGTCAGTTGTGGCGAGGATCGGTCAATACggatttggagaaactaTCAATGTATTCAGGTGATTGTTTTGCCATGTATCTCTGTATGGAAGGTAAT
The Pichia kudriavzevii chromosome 2, complete sequence DNA segment above includes these coding regions:
- a CDS encoding uncharacterized protein (PKUD0B03125) is translated as MVLSKGKFKWSNNDKSTEPAILHQRQSKLDLLDTTTFTSFPAPELIKEINKPSEDMLRIRSNVRQRSVERINSRSTRSKSRSTLGDSKTIIEAKDIPNQNPKSETNFNFMTSLGSAEYTANHISKNETPPSSCDHESPFYDYRLLLEEKDASIWKIETVKEDSSTADTKVKPQQNEGGSQLKPIISSDMYIQSIYDELYKSEEVSIEIKCSSCFKPVFENHEYINKILDLKAIICEDCMNIRYQPNESFNKSVSQFSTFEIEDFTELNSTNNTVQIYLESTANENEDEITDNGRPQEIRFFSNNDSNITEFVNQGLNSVIKRLKEIERKDLKIRHSIADFRQVQQMQRHRNGSLSLWGTIKHMFLKSNYV
- a CDS encoding uncharacterized protein (PKUD0B03130), yielding MLVSKLQNLALLVFTAVGYAADSNIRITVTSDNRVQIDIPASNAPYDEIDISQDSMQINYLWEASGSQFLQCSSDTDCTPFDSSAVITGNKDTVFQAGGTLNATPNPGNFVRYLSPPLEYPKVGIFQAAFDVFIQSDTPLLERLTATIYKLAEESLADYTYIPTTICQYNECVTTSLPEQKVLSTTTVGGIEKVITSYSPISYNPITIQSYLTSTQVTSDGIAIWVTTYCPLTDTHTSFATSSSTSSLTPPSIPSFTPSSIPSSTPSSTPSFIPSSTPSFIPSSTPSFIPSSTPSSVSSSSTPSSTPSSTPSSIPPSTPSSIPSSTPSSSTPSSSTPSSSTSQSSTPSTSTPSSIPSSTPFSTPPSTPSSSTSQSSTPSTSTPSSTPPSTPSSIPSSTPSSTSPSSTAYFTSPTSISSSSTSSFVSTTSFTTFITDCGSSSVTVNCASGVTIVPVGFTDVSIVTYSCAPPAGNTIPGSFVNTKSVITYSNDVTTTVITVSNRIVPSFSCPVPSSAIVSSTLSSTPLSTPLFTLSSSFSSPLVPQVSSMLPSSIPFSSSVSSAFLTSKSRLTNTIIHCSDNECTESYPINSSAILSSVSSADFERSITIQPSPSIFFNATTVHSSMPASTFTTSDIVSSNNRQYTVEKTTFSSTNDETTNSQLNSFSTSFNVTETPIPTTNVTTQFIGSTSFTQPVLAQPTYYGAANVVSHSDFLLTLFFGFIGLLS
- a CDS encoding uncharacterized protein (PKUD0B03140; Pfam Domains: Glyco_transf_15(1.7e-149)) — encoded protein: MLLESRRSLRRAVVVFAIIFVIYLVSVSNGNISNTLDANYLFSSTDDYTIKYNTKLMNQPQISEDGTSDEVQEPKGPMTWEEVEKALTFDKDVFKNIENNIVENNMNFFREVYSKRITEPKFAELTYSQYVDKKGNKKFLTQDEYPRANATLLTLVRNEELEDIIYTLRQLETKWNHKFHYPYTFINDQPFTEEFKETVKRHTVSDCYFEVIPPEMWNKPDNIDPDIEAEKIGKLKAKGVQYIDKVSYHNMCRFNSGYFYQMDRLKQFRWYWRFEPATDYYCSVDYDLFKFMEDNNKTYGFTISLYDNPLTVETLWPVTLNFLKKHPEYVHPNGAFKWLTENVQHPDYVEITGGYSTCHFWSNFEIGDMDFYRGEAYSAWMDALEEAGGFYYERWGDAPVHSVGLGLFEDRSKIHWFRDIGYHHSPYKNIPNSDKCEAPEDSGYFAPEDVYDQNCLSNWIRLEMTNKELQSY